Within the Meriones unguiculatus strain TT.TT164.6M chromosome 2, Bangor_MerUng_6.1, whole genome shotgun sequence genome, the region tgtgtgtacaggaacATGTGTGCCATATCATgcatgtaaaggtcagaggacaacttcacaTGAGTTggtttctccttctaccatgtttgAGATCTCTTGTTATTTGTGCTGCTACATATACACCAAGGGTAGCTGGCTCAGAGCTTCTGGGAAAGACTTTCCCATCTCCCATATTGTCAGAGGGGTGATGGGAATATAGGTGTAGGCCACAGAATCGaggttttatgtgggttctgagattaGGTCATCAGGATTgctcagcaaacactttaccttCTCAGCCACGTCCCCCGTCTGAGAACAATAATTTTTGGTTTGTGTCTAAAGAGCGCTTACCCACTGAAAGGTCTAAGGTTTGCTATTTGCTCATATGTTCTCTCCCCTTAGAAAAGCTCTACCATGATGCTGTCCATCGTGCAGTCAGAGAtggccttcttttctttttcttttttcattaatttatttatttaatcactttacagcctcaTTGcagcccctctctcctttcctcccagccccacactcACAGCCTCTTTCCCCtatttccccctctccttcttctcagagaggAGGAGACCCCTGTGGGTACTAACCCACCTAGGCACATctagtcacagcaggactaagtgtattctttcccactgaggccagacaaggaagcccagctaggggaaagggacccaaaggcaggcaacagagtcagagacagcccctgctccagttgttaggggaccaACATGATGACACGCTGCACATCTGCTTCATATGtatagggggcttaggtccagcccatgcctgCTCTTtcgttggtggttcagcctctgtgagccaccacaggcccaggttagtttgctctgtaggtctttgtggtgtccttgacccctccagctccctctatcATTTGTGCTACTGTTCCACAAGACTCCCAGAGCCCCATCTActctttggctgtgggtctctgcatatgttttcatcagctgctagaggaagtctCTCAAAAGACAGTtaggctaggctcctgtctgcaagcatagcagagtatcattaatagtgttaggggttggctctcttccatggggtagATCTCAAGTTGGTCCAGTCATTGGTTTAGATTCCCTCAATCTaagctccatctttatccctgtcttgtaggcaggacaaatttggaAGCCAAAAGTTTTATGGGTGTGTTAGTGTCTACCTTCTCCACTAGAAGTTTCACCTGGCTACATTAATGCCATGGTGTTGGAGTTTTAGCTTCCAAACCATAAGCttaataagctttttttttttctttccaagcaACCCAGCCTCAAGTATTATGTTATAGCAATGGAAAACAGACTAATTACTTTCAGGCCTCTCAAAATACCAGGTCAGGTGACTCAGGAAATATAAATACTCAGATAGTCAGGAGAGCTCAGGAAAGTCTGAAATGCCATCTTATCCTCATCATCTATTCCATGAACAGCAAATCTCTGGCATGTGCATCCTGCTGCCCAGGCCATGTGTGTCCCAGAAAGCCGTGAATACAGCCCAACACACTGTAGGTGGCATCATGTCACATTGGACATCCCAATGAATGGTGTGTCTCTAAGAACAGGggtgggatttttgttttattctgtttgggGAAGGAGGGTTGTTTTACTTTTTGGTCCTCACAAAGCTCTCTGGTCTGTGACAATGGGCTGTAGAGGGGAGCCCAGTATGCTTTCaaactgttttcctttccttcccccatgTCCTGAGTCTGCATCTTCATGATGCCAGCCACGTTCCCATGGAAATCACTTACCAGTGGCACACTGTTCCAGAAACCCGACAATTATTAGCTGCAGCCTGGTTGGGGCTCCTGCTTTTGTAAAACCTGTACTCTGCCCTTTGCAAGGGTCGTAGTTTCAACAGGCAGGCCTTTATATTTTAACAATTCTCTAATCAGGCTTTCATTTATTTAGCCTCCTGATCCGTGTTCACTGTCTCCCTCCTGTCCACCTACGCCCACTCTTCCCACTGTGTGCAGCTGAGTTTCTCCAGTAGCAAATCATCCTTATTCTCAACCTAAGAGTGAAATTGAACAAGGTGTCAAATCCAGGCAACAAAGGACCATCCTACCAGTGAAGCTTGAGGTTTCAAGTTTACACATACCCAACTTCTTCCTGGCACTGTACAAgtgtaagaaaagaaaagtcttaGATGGCCTTGGATGGTATTTTCCTTTCCCACAAATACTACCAAGAAAGCTGCCGAATGGTGTTTAAAATTTTGCACAAAGGTCAGTGGAAGACCAGTGCTAGCTTACAGACCCACAGCTCAGCTCTTTGGCGTCCAAGGCAACAGCCTGCTGTTCTCCCCGGAGACTCCAACCAAGATGGGGAAATGCACTGGGCCATTTGTCACTGCCCCAGGGGTAACATCTACATGCCAGTCGATGCGCACAGCCTGCAGGCCCACTCCTGCCCACCCATGCCTCACCTCACCCTTTAACTTTCTCCTCTGTAAGATCAGGGCAGTgtgctctcttccctcctcctctgcatGAGTAAGTGATTAGATCCATTCATCCGGGGCTGGAACCATCTCCACTGTGATCAGGCACATTCATGCTCTGTGTGATCCCTCCCACCCCAGTTTTAATTCAAAGAATAGTCTTTTTAGGACTAGTGGGATTCTCTGCCAGCATGACAGTCTTTGAATCTCAAAGGTATTCAGTGGTATAGAGCAGACATGCTGGTTTGTTCTTCCAGGAGTGCTAGGTTGGAATAGCTCTTAAATTTACTCCTAAACTGCTTGACggcttagagcagtggttctcagcctgagggttgcaacccctttgagGATCCAATGATCCTTTTGCACTAGTCACATAAGATCATCAGAAAATGCagatttttacattatgattttataacaataacaaaattacacttatggagaagcaataaaaataattttatggttgggggcagtcaccacaacatgaggaactgtgtaaaagggtctcagcattaggaagcttgagaaccactgacttagaaACACTGATCTGGAGTGTATGGCTCTATAGACATGGTACAATAAAAAGAGCAGAAGGTTTGCTTGAAGGAGAAGCAAGGGAGGTACCTGTGTCTCTTTGTGTTGAACCTACTACAAAAGGAACCCACTAACCAAGTGGCTGATAATGCCCCCTTGCTTGTGAGAAGTGGCATGAAGTATTATATCATTTAGAAGCTAGGTCACAGGTGAAAAATAACTCCAAGAGAAACTGCTTCTAGAATATTTTAAGGGCATTTTGTTGTGAATGTACATCACTACTTCATATGAGAACTTGTTCTGTTACTAGTGAATGACCATGCCTGAACTGAGTAAACTAGGGAAAGCCCTAGCTCCCACTGGCCACTGTGCAcccttccctgcccccttccagtTCAGCAAGCATAGGGAGAGTGCGCTTCACTCTCTGGGCTGgagttatgcaaaagccaaaaaTAGACTCTCGGAGTGCACCCAGACATAATGATTCCATGCAGCAGAAGGTCACTGTGTCTGCTTTTCCTGCCAACACACCCCTGGCTCTTCATCTATGGCTGCTTTGTGAAGCAGGAGAGCTGTGCCAGGAAGCTGTGCTCTGTGGCTGTGAGGCATTATGAGAATTCAAACTCATGTCAATGAGGTTTTGTCAGAGTAGGTTAGAGGAGGGGTTACAAACAGTTTTAGAAGAAGACCATCTTTTAACATCCTTTTGTTTGTTGGCCTGAGAGCTACTGTAATTCCATTTTAAAGGGGAGAAAAAAGTCTCTCTGGTTCAACTATAATCAATCTCCACcctgacaaaaaagaaaaaggtatctACCCAAAAAGTGTTCTGTGGTTCTGAGGGGTAGGATCATGGGATCATAAGTGGGTTTTCCTGTGCTTTCTATAATGtatcatatatgtaatataagaTAAGGCAGcaaagcctattttttgtgtgtatgcatgttaacACTTAGGCATATGTAAAGGCTATGCATCTGGCTGTGTCACACAGGCCCAGAGTTGGTTCCTTAGTCTTGCTGCTTGTTATTTATTaaaacaaggtctctctctgagcctggagctcactgattcctGTCGACCTGAATAGCCAGCTTTCTCCAGCGATCCCCTGAttgtgtcttctgagtgctgggttacaggcagTAACCATATCTAATGCTTgaatgtgagttctggggacctgaactctggtcttcattcttccacagcaagcactttatccacagAACTATCTCCCCAGGACCCAACAAAtcccatttttagaaaacaaaactataCTCTATACCAACTATCtatttctttgcattttcaatATTAAGTGCTGTGAAATGGTGTGGAGGGACAGCCACTGCTTGtgttcctctgttatcctctgaCCAAGGACTGTTATCCACAGCCATTTCACCATTGTAGAATCCAGAGGGCTGCTAGagaagaaaacacatacacacagagagaaagacggagagagaggagagagagagaaggaagattcTGGCAACAAGGAAAAAGGGAATCAGCCACACACCTCAGCAGCAAGGATGAGGATCATGACCATTTGTCTAAAATAGTCAGACCTGTGCCTATCGGGAGGGAAACTGTCCACTCAAGTACATCTGAAAACACTGTGTTCTTGCCCTGATGCACATCATTCTGAACATTGGAAAGACCCTGTTTTCCAGACCTGTAGTGATGAAGTAACATGTAATAAGTACCGTCAAATATCCAGGAAGAAACCACtccttgtttccttgttttcGAGTTGGGAATGACAAGGCTCGCAATTTGCTGGGCTTGAGCTTTGATGACCCTGACTGCTTTCTAACAAGAGCTCATTCTGTAAGCCAGTTCTGTCTACTGAGCTCAGGCCATGTGGAGCATAAGGGTGAACAGGATGATGGAATGGGCGCAATGGGTAGGGGTACTCTGACCCCTTATCTTTGGGTGTAATGAATCCTACAAGTTTCCTCATAGTGCACACGTGCATCTTTGGCTGTTCAGTAATACACGAACAAAAAGCTACTGCTAATGTATTTCTTTTAATGCCCATATGAAAAACAGAACAGTTCATCAAACTAGCCATTACTTGAACAGCTGTTTGCAGCTGGCTCAGCTGGGTGAGCTTCTTAAGGGAAGTTAACTTGTAGCTTGCAAGGTAGAGTGTTGCATTACAGTGCACAGGTGTGGCAGAGGTTGGAGAGTGATTAAATGACCACGAGTGGCAAATGATGCCCCAGAATGTACAAGTTGGCCAAAttctttgcttttccttccttttctctccctctttttaatCTCAGTATCTCTGAATAAAACTGCATAGAGAATAAATTCTTACAAGGAAAAATAGTTTCAAGAAGTTCTAATAATGATTCTAGTAACTTTCAGAGACTGTTGACAAAGACTTACTGCATCTCTAGGGCAGAGTGGGAGAATCGCTTCTTCAGATCTTCTCTTCAGATCTGGACTTCCAAGCTATCGTTTTGTCCCCTCCCAGAAAGCGGGACTCCTGAACGTGCCTGTACGCATACATGCTTGAAGTCTTGTTAATAGACAGGTGTTCATAACTCTTGTGGCctatgtgtgtataagtgtgtgtgtgtgtgtgtgtgtgtgtatgtgcgtgcaaaTGTATGTGAGCATGCTTGTATTAAATAGTAACAAGATAATAATACCACATCTGAGCTACCCTAGTATTTATATTAAATAATGACATGCTGATGTTGGTGGCCCATAATTCTCCATTTTCCATTAACCATCCAGCCAAGTAAACTGTTTTCTGATCTCTCATAGATGGAAATCTTCTATGAAGGTGGAAGCCATTAACAGAGTAATTGCTGTCTGTTGCCATGACAACCAGCCGCTGCAGTCACCTGCCCGAAGTCTTGCCAGACTGCACCAGCTCAGCTGCGCCTGTGGTGAAGACCGTGGAGGATTGTGGCAGCCTAGTGAATGGGCAGCCACAGTATGTCATGCAAGTTTCAGCCAAGGACGGGCAGCTGCTGTCAACAGTAGTACGGACTCTTGCCACCCAGAGGTAGTGCCACAGTTAAAATGAATGTATCTACAATTGATCCAAAGAGCTGTTTGTCAGGTGGAGAATGTGAAGGGAGTGTAATTAGTGCTCAGGTCTTTGTGTCAAGAAAGGGAGGTACTGGGCAAAGACTGAAAAAGACTGCCCAagttctgttgttgctgtttgcacagcagcaggagcataAAGCTAAAATTCAGGTTGTCACATTCCTCCCAGAGCTACTGCAGAGAGCTAGGCAGGGGAGAGCTGCCACAGGACGTGGGGTTGCTTGCTTTACATTTGTTATTTTGACACGGCTgtggctggttttgttttgtcttcttgtgtCCAGAAACTAACAAAGCTAGCCCTTTGTAGGACAGGATGGAGAAGTCACCTGATTTCAGGTGATTTAGCCAAAGTGGGATTGATAAGGTCTCCGGTAGCCCGGGCTAGtctcagactcactttgtagctgaggGTGGCCTTGAAGGCCTGGTCCTGCCTCCGTCTCCTGCATACTGGAATCagaggcatgtgctaccacttcTGGGTTTGTGAATAAAACTTTGGAGGTAACATTCCCAGTGTGAATGCTGCTTATCATTACCCAGTGGATATGCTGTCCAGGCTGTTTGGGGGGTGAGTCTACTTTTGCCATGTAGGGGTCTGTTTTGTCATCCTCTCCTTCACACTCTGCAGCATTCTCTAACCTGCCACagctggtttctctgtgtgaagATGAGTGAAGACAGCTTATTCCAGCCAGTACCTCATCCCTGGAGTCTCCTCCTGTGCTGCTGTGGCCCATGGCAGATTGGGAGCTATAAGCTGCCAAGATAATGGATGTAGATTCTCCAGTTTtctctcagaaaggaaaaaaaaaagctgccataCCAGGCAACTTATAACctcctataattccagttccagggggtctgacacctctggcctccctaGGCAAGagtactcatgtgcacacacacatacacacacacacacacacacacattattaaaaataataaaaacagtctTTAAGATATGTGTGGCtgtcacagaagaaagaaagaaaatatgtagtATATTTTTTTCCACTTCTTGGAGAATTTCCAGCAAATTGTTCAGGGCTCAGAACCTAAAGAGGTGGTGAATATCATTGACCCACTGTGAACCAAGGATGGATGGCTGTATGTACACCAGCCACCTGGCAGGCATCAGTCACCTTACTTGATCaagaagaacaggctgtttgatGTAACAGAGAGCTCTGTGTGTgggtgcgtgtgtgagtgtgtgttgtaTGTTGTGTGTTATCTCTCACCTACACCTAGGCCACACAGTACTGCAACCAAGAGGCTGCAGTTTTACCTGCTTATGACTCAAAGTGaacaaagacaaaatacaaaggatgtcaagaaacaaaaaccaactgtCACATTTCTTCTCACCTTCCTCTCCCTGGTGTATAGATGAGTCTCTTGGGCAAGCAAAGGGACAATCCTGCGAGCCTGTAGCTTTCATTCATTCTCAGGATCATTCCCAGTAAAGCCATTGGGAAGCAGCAGTGTTTCTGTGGCTGTCTCCATTTGAATCAGAGATAGCATTAAAAAGTAATGGGGCATGGACCTAGGTTAACATCATCTCTGGAGAACTtggggaaaagaaagcagagagtgTGAAGGGAGGCTGCCTTGTCACACGCCATGAcaacattcttttaaaatgtcatttatacACAAAGTTAGCCCCTTCAGTTGAAAAAGAATCCATCTTAATTTGATGTTTCCATTAGACTTACATGGTGAGAGCTATGCTACTTGATTTTCCTCAGCCTGAGTCCTTCTGCGAGTGAGAATAGCTAGCATTAACTAGGTTTGGCTGTCTGCTGGTCCTCTAGATCTAAGTCTGCTCTAGGCCAACTTTTCTCACATTCTCACAGTCACAATATAGAAAGGCTCCACTTTTGAGCCCAGTTTTGAGGTCAGGAGACTAAAGTGTGGGGAGATGAAGTTAGTTGTTCATCTGACAAGTCCCAGAGCTTGGGTTTGAGCCCAGGCAACCAGATTGCAGAGCTAGGAACCATTGGATTATGCTGTGCCCTCTTCAAGAAACATGAAGAGTGGACTTTCCACACTTGAATGCAAAACTCTAGACAGAGGCCACGTCAGTAAGACATTTTTACCACTTCTTCTCAGTACAGTGTCTTCAGTATACCAGAGAGTATCCTCCACAAGCTCAAAAGGCCATCATACCTCAGCTTTGAGCCCTGCTCAGTCTGCAGCTTCAGAGCTGTTTACCAGTTTACTTCCCTGCTCCCCATCTCCTGCAGTATTGggaagagaaatggaaggaaccTCAAATATTCCTTCATCAGACCCAAAATACACAGTTTGTCTAGAAACTACAATTGATGTCATTTCAAAAGAATTtgttcttggggctggagaaagaATTCAGCTGTTGAAAATATtcattgttcttgcagaggacccaggttcagttcccaccatccttgtggtggctcagaaccatccgTAACCCCAGCTCCATGGATCCAGTGCCGTCTTCTGACTAATGgcagcaccaggcatgcatgtggtacacacacatacatacaggcaaaacactcacacacataaaattaaataacaaaatctaaatgatttttaaagaatttattcttACTGGTGATGAAtgatttttgtagatttatttttttatatgtgtgttttgtctgcatgtatgtttgtgtatgaacAGCACATGTGTAGCTGCTGCCTGCACTGCTCAAAAGAGGATGGtgaatgccctggaactggagttgcaggtgattATGAGACAACAAGTACGTTCTCGAAATTGACCCCATGTGCAAGAACAAGGGCACTAACTgcgaagccatctctccagtccattttttttttttgattgatagttttcctgaatttttttctgtgttcaagACAAAAATATGGGGGCGGAGAATATAGAAAAGAGAGAAGTGGGCTGGGAGGTGGCTCCATGGAGAAAGCACTCGCCACACAAAATGAGGGTCAGAGTTTGGATCTTCAGCATGCCCATCAAAGTCAAGCAGATATGGCTGCTagcgtgtaatcccagcacttgtgaggtggAGACAGAGAACCTCCAGAGCAAAGTGGCTGGCTTGATTAGCTATCTGTTTGCTAGATTTGAGTTCAAGAGAGAGAGCCTGCCTTAGTAGAAGATGGAGCACAATATCCACGATGATACCTCGCACCAACTTCTGGCCCTATGTCATATACACATGTGAATGTGTGCCCATATTACATGTGCCCATACACATGTAAATTCACATGCAAAAACCCTGTAAATTATTAAGACATATAGGTGTTTTTAAACCCATCAACTCACACGGATACCAAGTCTTTCATTATTTTGAAGATGCAAGAGGATCAAATCTCTATTTTTCAGAACAAGCAATAATAAAACAAGTATAAATCCCAATACTCCTATTCAAACCACATTACTAGGTAACCATGTAAAAGGTAATATTTATACCTAAAAGCATttcaacaaagaaaggaagaaaagttaTAGAGAATTAGCACATCATTAATTGTCTATATTCAGCAAATTAACAGGTTGAGTCATTAAGACTCAGTGGCTTCTGCCACCATACACAAAAAGACACCATGAAGCAGTGTCCAGAGGAATATATCCAGGCACGCATCCTTCTATAAGGAGGGGAGCTTAAAGCAGTTTGTATTCTGAGCAGCTGCCACTGAGGAGGGCCCAACTGACACAGATTAAGGGCCCTCCCCAGGGTAGTGAGTTGCCACCCAGTGACCAGCAGCTGCCCCTCCTTCTCTTGCAGCCCCTTCAATGACCGGCCAATGTGCAGGATCTGCCATGAGGGCAGCAGCCAAGAGGACTTGCTCTCTCCATGTGAGTGTACTGGGACCTTGGGGACAATCCATCGGAGCTGCCTGGAGCACTGGCTGTCATCCTCAAATACCAGCTACTGTGAACTCTGCCACTTCAGGTTTGCAGTGGAGCGCAAACCCAGGCCGTTAGTGGAGGTCAGTAAGTGGAGCACGTCCTAAAAACTTAGATGGAATGAGAAAATGATGTCTGCTTTGATGGCCAGTCACAAACCCTGTAGAGCTTCACTGAAGCACAGCAGTAGctctgagagagaaggagagagagagagaacaagatgaCCAGCTTACCATCTCACTCAGGAGCCAGCAGCAGAAGAGTGACCTCCACAAGGGtagatacaagaaagaaaaattcagtgtaaggagaaaagggaagtttAGAGAGATGATCTCTATTTGTTAATTCCTGTGAGACAGAACATAAATGCCAAACCCCTCTCCATATTCTGTCTGCCCAACTTGAAGCAACACATAAGGAGGCATTTGGGTTGCACATCCTAGAAGTCTTCTTAAGGAAGGATAGCAGTGTAGCACAGTGGATTATAACCAGACTTCCTGAGTTCTGCAACCGGGATAAACAATCTCACCTCTGGGAACTACTGTAAGGATTCATGCAGTCACTGGGTATAAAGCACTTAGAATCAGGAAACATGAAAAtgtttgaatgaacaaaggtctTTCTGACACTTTTTAGTGAATTGCCTTGCACTGGAATTTCTTTTCATAAAATGTGATGCTGTCAGTTCAGTTGCCAAAACAGCAGGACATTCTCCTTTATGTTTTAAGATGCACAGGATTTTCCCTGAGACCTAAAGACTGGCCTGGTTTTAGAATAGTTGGAGGAGAGTTTTTTTAGGGTGGTTCTGCCATCTCTCCTACCTCTGAATGCTGTTAGTCAAAGCACCACCAGGATTGgcaacaataaatattttaatacattatgAGGCAGAGAGTGCTGAGAGGAGCCAAAGTACTGTGCCTGTAGTACAGACATACTGAGAATTATGTCACTGTGTCAAGGCTATCCTAGGGAAACTGCCCCCAGAACTTGAACCTGAAATAGAACCATATAGTAGATACTGATGCCAAGATACTGAAAGCTCTCTGTATACGGTCTCATGGTTTTGACCTTGAAACTTTAACCCTGACTTATAACTGGAGCTAGTCTGATCTGGGAGTGCAACATTCATTTGGCTTTCCCCAGCAGACTCTGCTTTTGTGAAAGCTGAATCAAGTGACCTCTTTGTGTAGCCATCT harbors:
- the Marchf3 gene encoding E3 ubiquitin-protein ligase MARCHF3, whose protein sequence is MTTSRCSHLPEVLPDCTSSAAPVVKTVEDCGSLVNGQPQYVMQVSAKDGQLLSTVVRTLATQSPFNDRPMCRICHEGSSQEDLLSPCECTGTLGTIHRSCLEHWLSSSNTSYCELCHFRFAVERKPRPLVEWLKNPGPQHEKRTLFGDMVCFLFITPLATISGWLCLRGAVDHLHFSSRLEAVGLIALTVALFTIYLFWTLVSFRYHCRLYNEWRRTNQRVILLIPKSVNVPSNQQSLLGLHSVKRNSKETIV